Proteins from one Elusimicrobiota bacterium genomic window:
- a CDS encoding potassium channel protein produces the protein MTVYKRLISVFILFAITFLISATGFVIIEKWPVLDAVYMTAVTLATVGYGDLTPKTPAGKIFTIFVIILGVGTLAYTASLILSFVVEGELTGIIRRKRMEKRIQSLTQHYIICGALDVAKYIIDELVQTKHQFVVIDNSTPANTQFTDEDKIIFINDNPANENVLQRAGIDKAAGLISALSTDKDNLFVVLTARGLNPNIRIVSRSIDQETVHKLTRAGANAVVSTEVIGGLRMVSEMIRPTVTTFLDTMLRQRGSVLRVDEAQISGESDLLGKTLKQAQIAEKTGLVVIAIKDSVTENYKYTPPMDTVLREKDILIVIGDIEQISKLRKLAAGQG, from the coding sequence ATGACGGTTTATAAAAGATTAATTTCAGTATTCATACTTTTTGCAATAACTTTTTTAATAAGCGCCACAGGTTTTGTAATAATAGAAAAATGGCCTGTTCTTGATGCGGTATATATGACAGCTGTAACCCTTGCCACCGTAGGATACGGCGATCTCACGCCAAAAACGCCGGCAGGTAAAATATTTACAATTTTTGTAATAATTCTCGGCGTAGGAACTTTAGCCTACACTGCGAGTTTGATACTATCATTTGTTGTGGAAGGCGAGCTTACCGGAATTATCAGGAGGAAAAGGATGGAAAAACGCATTCAATCGTTAACTCAACACTACATAATCTGCGGCGCTCTTGACGTTGCAAAGTATATCATCGACGAACTTGTACAAACAAAACATCAATTCGTTGTAATTGACAACTCCACACCTGCCAACACGCAGTTTACGGATGAAGACAAAATTATTTTTATCAACGACAATCCTGCAAACGAAAATGTTCTTCAACGCGCAGGCATCGATAAAGCAGCGGGATTAATCAGTGCATTATCCACGGATAAAGACAACCTTTTTGTTGTACTTACCGCCCGGGGATTGAATCCCAACATCCGCATAGTATCACGTTCAATTGACCAGGAAACTGTACACAAACTTACCCGTGCGGGCGCAAATGCTGTGGTTTCCACAGAAGTTATCGGCGGGTTACGCATGGTATCCGAGATGATCCGACCGACGGTAACAACATTTCTGGACACAATGCTCCGCCAGCGCGGCTCTGTCCTCCGCGTGGATGAAGCACAGATTTCAGGTGAGTCAGATTTATTAGGTAAAACCTTGAAGCAAGCACAGATTGCCGAGAAAACCGGCCTCGTGGTGATCGCCATAAAAGATTCTGTAACCGAAAATTATAAATATACACCTCCGATGGATACCGTGCTGAGAGAAAAGGATATTTTGATTGTAATCGGCGATATTGAACAGATAAGCAAACTACGGAAACTTGCTGCCGGACAGGGATAA
- the rsmG gene encoding 16S rRNA (guanine(527)-N(7))-methyltransferase RsmG: MVINRELLGIALKKQYGLVLTETQVSQIEKFITELLLWNREVNLTRIVEPEDVVYKHIVDSLGIHRVLSQNNILPGKTVKLIDVGTGAGFPGIPIKIVYPWLEVTLLDSVNKKMVFVEHIIKTLSLTGVKTYTIRAEDAGKQNVHARKYDIVTARAVAKPCVIVANSINLVKPGGILVVYQTKVEESEQVELRNQLNRINAKLTGIVNNDIVTDKETFTRNLVVITKT; the protein is encoded by the coding sequence GTGGTGATAAACCGTGAACTTTTGGGAATTGCACTAAAAAAACAGTATGGGTTGGTGCTCACAGAAACGCAGGTTTCACAGATTGAAAAGTTTATTACGGAACTGTTATTATGGAACCGTGAGGTCAATCTTACCCGTATAGTTGAGCCCGAAGATGTTGTGTATAAGCATATAGTTGATTCTCTGGGGATACACCGTGTGTTATCACAAAACAATATCTTGCCCGGGAAAACCGTGAAATTAATCGATGTGGGTACTGGCGCAGGGTTTCCCGGGATACCGATAAAAATTGTATACCCATGGCTTGAAGTTACCTTACTGGATTCTGTAAACAAAAAAATGGTTTTTGTAGAACATATAATAAAAACACTGTCGCTTACCGGGGTTAAGACATACACTATCCGCGCGGAAGATGCTGGGAAACAAAACGTGCACGCACGGAAGTATGATATTGTTACTGCGCGGGCAGTTGCAAAACCCTGTGTTATTGTTGCAAACTCAATTAATTTAGTTAAACCCGGCGGAATATTAGTGGTTTATCAAACAAAGGTTGAGGAGAGTGAACAGGTTGAGTTAAGAAACCAGCTTAACCGTATAAACGCAAAGCTCACAGGGATTGTTAATAACGATATTGTTACTGATAAAGAAACATTTACACGTAATCTTGTTGTTATAACAAAAACCTGA
- a CDS encoding sn-glycerol-1-phosphate dehydrogenase, producing MDKQLQGLLGKTIKCPCGKSHSIPTKDIIFGEYTLYSIASLTYKYFPKNTGITLIADKRTYALAGDALISALSYNSSSGWVDTIIVPDKKKYGQPKVDDETIDYVLRRTRSKYIISLGAGSINDISKSVATKIKGIYITIPTAPSMNGYTSSISAITSNGLKITTPAVPPVAVLCDTAILSSAPKDLILAGLADLMSKPVCGTDWKLSHIMTNEYWCALPGKIVEHAEKQCRAVAKDIGKGNPSAVATLTEGLLLSGMSMTIAGSSAPASGGEHLISHYWDITADHEKRLPNLHGRQVGVATILTGKLYAYLKNINPKSINIANLTAQHPDWPARVKELRKLHTYLAPQIIPEVEKKFCTKENQAARLFFIKTNWSNIWQQLNKTLLPWQVTEKTLRTAGAPVRAKQLGLSGKKLEHTLLSAKDMRARYTVLDLASDLGVLNKFIKETR from the coding sequence ATGGATAAACAACTACAAGGTTTACTGGGAAAAACAATCAAGTGCCCCTGCGGGAAGTCACACAGTATTCCAACCAAAGACATTATTTTTGGCGAATACACGCTATACTCAATAGCGTCTCTTACATACAAATACTTCCCAAAGAACACAGGGATAACCTTAATTGCGGATAAGCGCACATACGCGCTTGCGGGTGACGCACTGATCTCCGCGCTTTCCTATAACAGTTCAAGCGGGTGGGTTGACACCATAATTGTGCCGGATAAAAAAAAATACGGCCAGCCTAAAGTTGATGATGAAACCATTGACTATGTACTGCGCAGAACCCGTAGTAAATACATTATTTCTCTAGGTGCAGGCAGTATTAACGATATCTCAAAATCTGTTGCGACTAAGATAAAAGGTATTTATATAACAATCCCCACAGCCCCATCGATGAACGGGTACACATCCTCAATCTCTGCAATCACAAGTAATGGATTGAAGATAACAACCCCGGCAGTCCCGCCGGTAGCAGTACTTTGTGATACCGCCATACTTTCTTCAGCACCCAAAGATCTGATACTTGCAGGCTTAGCGGACCTGATGTCAAAACCCGTTTGCGGGACAGACTGGAAACTTTCGCATATCATGACAAACGAATACTGGTGCGCATTACCCGGCAAAATTGTGGAACACGCGGAGAAACAATGCCGCGCAGTTGCTAAAGATATCGGTAAAGGTAACCCTTCCGCAGTTGCTACTTTAACTGAAGGATTACTGCTTTCCGGGATGTCAATGACAATTGCGGGCTCCAGCGCACCGGCTTCCGGAGGAGAACATTTGATCTCGCATTACTGGGATATCACAGCAGACCACGAGAAACGCTTACCCAACCTCCACGGGCGTCAGGTTGGAGTTGCAACGATTTTAACCGGTAAACTTTATGCGTACCTAAAAAACATTAACCCAAAGAGTATTAATATTGCGAATTTAACCGCGCAACATCCTGACTGGCCTGCGCGGGTAAAAGAACTGCGTAAACTCCATACCTACCTTGCTCCGCAGATAATACCTGAAGTAGAAAAAAAGTTTTGTACAAAAGAAAACCAGGCCGCGCGGTTATTCTTTATAAAAACCAACTGGAGTAATATATGGCAGCAGTTAAACAAAACACTTCTCCCCTGGCAGGTAACCGAAAAAACCTTACGCACAGCCGGTGCACCGGTAAGGGCAAAACAGTTGGGGCTCTCCGGCAAAAAACTGGAACACACCTTATTATCCGCAAAAGATATGCGCGCGAGGTATACAGTATTAGATTTAGCGTCTGACCTAGGTGTTTTGAATAAGTTTATTAAAGAAACAAGATAG
- a CDS encoding N-acetylmuramoyl-L-alanine amidase, with the protein MVVPKKSFVLALIIFLLSSPGYASLSGKKIGIDPGHGGSDPGAVGCVEEEDFTLATSLKLRTYCQNDSAGVVMTRTGDSSITITNRVSIFNSNNVSISIAIHNNAAGSTAHGVETYYCSQNSSPSSSKTLATKILNRLLKEVKNDSRGVKECLAAGRGFHFGMVRSPTNPATLPETYFVSNPTECSGIIKPDAGRDKCAHAMYNAICDYYGVAPKGTAVPVPAVPATFSVLYKENGYGVVLKWAAVSGATKYKVGRRPSGGTWTYWDNLTTANEPAIGWPAMYHTPGVGKFDFAVQAGNASGYSAWKYVNAVIVNDQSAPATPAGLTAQVVNGNSVKLTWTAVAGASGYTIYCSSTAAEVNDACYKKTPTGDGQTWTGLAYITDGLRDNTNYGSSAVAAQANAWITFSPAVELHKYNFRLFDGDNRIYENVYARWYDTAGAYHNPHDWRSYRTGGAYRLSATTDVKCTKLGLSFASSAGNTINAQNHVTVMEAHGGYRAKVTGATTYTATGLLGNTVYYFRIDAYRTTVPETISFSCPVVSTRTPASSDVTPPGAPTLSSPSNGLIVKTALPSFDWSDVSDPSGVKYEVMADNTNDFASPVFNQQSLAASLYKPTVSMTNGMYYWRARAVDNAGNTGAWSTTFNFTVTVDSSDVTAPTNPTTASAWPDQNKSKVITNNTWQNVDAGPYFELTGATDAGSGIDGYSIYWGADATEDPGTTANKDHAVPVSYFASAAVSETPYYLRVRTVDNTGNWSDAVTLFTYKYDNTFPLVPEPVYPDKSKMFSVRRPTFTWTAVSDTSGVTYLLQADNDTTFVSPELNITGITSNEYAAVTDMADGKYYWRTASKDGAGNVSNWSRIWIFNIDTLGPAAVNTLTAVSESGGDIKLSWTAVIDSVGTVGYYKIYRSQVQGSLGAQINTGAEDLLTEYIDPGTGLIDNATYYYTVEPVDNAGNATVTGNNQASAACQKWGISIAGLKVNPQVFSPNYDEILDSATITCTINPGGVMTVKVYDGDTVVRTLMADQQMNAGVVTVVWDGAGDNEKELSESKAYSIQITGKDDQGRISGPRKVDVIVDLTAPNVVSITAAPTPISPNNDGTRDTASIIYCVEEDVFVNLGIYDSSGTLVKTLLTDSLMKAGTAYTVWDGKDENGGVTEGEYIARVGITDLSGNMGLEEETGIAVELTSGWIMGYIYDATSGLGNIVSNRIGNGICTISTGKSITSSSDAAQKGFYGFYSLPEGEYLVSVYASKYELTTTTIVVTTGKITWASIGLKYTGICDEVAPVLQHVPITVVGLAGQKIRIASIVTDNYVVADTKVEYKTVSAGNLEGELKELGMVASGDNYIADIPASEIDTTVEQVWYRIVAMDNDGNITYAPTKDTWNVIQRRNYGQNTISSSGGRVYIPDANPDDGQVELRIAAGTVNDSVIRVTQQDAGKLSSVKDKTFIEGDVDKPVAAYEVTAAVTALDSPAELTLIYFDLDDDGIVDGTEINESALQIFWFDGNDWRYVGGTVNTAMNTVSTKVSHFTSFGLFPVSADMANLQAIMYKPKERIVTPNSDGRNDFACFNGINNYWAALTLRGNDTAPREVKVFDVKNKLVRVINEGDIWDGKDENGDMVENGIYIYQYEVNSKVVNGTVVVAK; encoded by the coding sequence ATGGTTGTACCAAAAAAGAGTTTTGTTTTAGCGTTGATAATTTTTTTATTATCATCCCCCGGGTACGCGTCACTTTCCGGGAAAAAAATCGGGATTGATCCCGGGCATGGGGGATCCGACCCTGGTGCGGTGGGATGCGTTGAGGAAGAAGATTTTACACTGGCAACAAGTTTGAAGCTACGTACGTATTGCCAAAACGATTCCGCAGGTGTTGTGATGACACGTACTGGGGATTCAAGTATAACTATTACGAACCGTGTTTCTATATTTAATAGCAACAACGTTTCTATTTCAATTGCTATTCATAACAATGCTGCGGGAAGTACCGCGCATGGCGTTGAAACTTATTATTGTTCGCAAAACAGTTCGCCAAGTTCTAGCAAAACGTTAGCCACAAAGATACTTAACCGTTTATTGAAAGAAGTGAAGAATGATAGCCGCGGGGTGAAGGAATGTCTCGCTGCGGGTCGGGGATTCCATTTTGGTATGGTAAGAAGCCCGACGAATCCCGCAACATTACCGGAGACATATTTTGTGTCAAATCCTACCGAATGTTCCGGTATCATTAAACCCGATGCCGGGCGGGATAAATGCGCGCATGCAATGTATAACGCTATTTGCGACTACTACGGAGTTGCTCCAAAAGGGACAGCTGTGCCGGTACCGGCTGTACCCGCGACTTTCAGTGTTCTTTACAAAGAAAACGGGTACGGTGTTGTCCTTAAATGGGCAGCGGTTAGCGGTGCAACTAAGTATAAAGTCGGTCGCCGTCCTTCGGGCGGGACGTGGACGTACTGGGATAATCTTACTACCGCGAATGAGCCTGCAATCGGGTGGCCGGCAATGTATCATACACCCGGGGTGGGAAAATTTGATTTTGCGGTACAGGCAGGGAATGCTTCCGGGTATTCTGCGTGGAAGTATGTTAACGCAGTTATTGTCAATGACCAGTCTGCACCGGCAACGCCTGCGGGTTTAACCGCGCAGGTGGTGAACGGGAATTCTGTTAAGCTTACCTGGACGGCAGTGGCCGGAGCGAGCGGGTACACAATTTATTGTTCATCAACCGCTGCGGAAGTTAATGATGCGTGCTACAAAAAAACGCCAACAGGTGACGGGCAAACATGGACAGGGTTAGCATATATTACTGACGGGCTTAGGGATAATACTAATTACGGAAGTTCTGCAGTTGCGGCACAAGCGAATGCATGGATAACATTCTCACCGGCAGTTGAACTGCATAAATATAATTTCAGGTTATTCGACGGGGATAATAGGATTTATGAAAATGTATATGCGCGATGGTATGATACCGCAGGAGCGTATCATAACCCGCATGACTGGCGGTCGTACCGTACCGGCGGGGCGTATCGCTTAAGCGCTACTACGGATGTTAAATGCACAAAACTTGGATTATCATTTGCGTCGAGTGCTGGGAATACTATAAATGCGCAAAATCATGTTACTGTTATGGAAGCTCATGGCGGGTACCGCGCAAAAGTTACCGGTGCAACGACTTATACTGCTACGGGTTTATTAGGGAATACGGTGTATTATTTTAGGATTGATGCGTATCGAACCACTGTACCGGAAACAATTTCGTTCTCATGCCCGGTAGTGTCAACACGTACACCGGCTTCTTCGGATGTAACTCCTCCGGGTGCGCCAACGTTGTCTTCCCCGAGTAACGGTTTGATTGTGAAGACAGCATTACCGTCTTTTGACTGGTCGGATGTAAGCGATCCCAGCGGGGTAAAGTATGAAGTTATGGCGGATAATACTAACGACTTCGCATCACCGGTTTTTAACCAGCAAAGTCTTGCGGCGTCATTGTATAAACCAACTGTCAGTATGACAAACGGTATGTACTACTGGCGTGCACGCGCAGTGGATAATGCAGGGAATACCGGTGCGTGGAGTACAACATTTAATTTTACGGTAACCGTTGATTCTTCGGATGTTACCGCTCCAACTAATCCTACCACAGCGTCTGCATGGCCTGACCAAAATAAGTCTAAGGTTATTACGAACAATACCTGGCAGAACGTTGATGCTGGGCCGTATTTTGAACTTACCGGCGCGACGGATGCCGGTAGCGGGATTGACGGGTATTCTATTTACTGGGGTGCCGATGCAACAGAGGATCCGGGTACTACTGCAAATAAGGATCATGCGGTACCAGTTTCGTACTTCGCATCAGCTGCTGTCTCTGAAACTCCGTATTATCTTAGGGTTAGGACCGTGGATAATACAGGTAACTGGTCTGACGCAGTTACGTTGTTTACCTATAAGTACGATAATACTTTTCCGCTTGTACCGGAACCTGTCTATCCTGATAAGTCAAAGATGTTCTCGGTACGGCGTCCGACGTTTACGTGGACAGCAGTGAGTGATACTTCCGGAGTTACATACTTGCTGCAGGCGGATAATGATACAACATTTGTTTCGCCTGAACTTAATATTACAGGTATTACATCAAACGAATACGCTGCAGTTACTGATATGGCGGATGGGAAGTATTACTGGCGTACCGCGTCAAAGGATGGCGCGGGGAATGTTAGTAACTGGTCGCGTATATGGATTTTTAATATTGATACCTTAGGCCCTGCAGCAGTTAATACTCTGACAGCTGTGAGTGAAAGCGGGGGAGATATTAAACTTTCATGGACGGCAGTTATCGACAGTGTGGGGACTGTGGGGTATTACAAAATATACCGTTCTCAGGTACAGGGTTCGTTAGGGGCACAGATTAATACCGGGGCTGAGGATTTATTAACCGAGTACATCGATCCGGGGACAGGGTTGATTGATAATGCAACATACTATTACACAGTAGAACCTGTGGATAATGCCGGGAATGCAACGGTTACCGGGAATAATCAGGCAAGCGCGGCATGTCAAAAATGGGGGATTTCTATAGCAGGGTTGAAAGTGAACCCGCAAGTGTTCTCCCCGAATTATGACGAAATCCTTGATTCTGCGACTATCACGTGTACAATAAATCCCGGTGGAGTGATGACGGTAAAAGTTTATGACGGGGATACTGTTGTCAGGACACTGATGGCAGACCAGCAGATGAATGCCGGGGTGGTTACTGTTGTGTGGGACGGTGCAGGGGATAATGAAAAAGAGTTGTCTGAGAGCAAGGCTTATTCCATCCAGATTACCGGTAAGGATGACCAGGGAAGAATTTCGGGCCCCAGAAAAGTGGATGTAATAGTTGACCTTACAGCACCGAATGTGGTATCTATCACCGCAGCGCCTACACCGATCTCGCCGAATAATGACGGGACACGGGATACTGCATCAATTATCTATTGTGTTGAGGAAGATGTTTTTGTTAATCTTGGGATTTATGATAGTTCCGGGACGTTAGTAAAAACTTTATTGACGGATTCATTGATGAAAGCAGGGACTGCGTATACAGTATGGGATGGTAAAGATGAAAATGGCGGTGTTACAGAAGGAGAATATATTGCCCGGGTGGGTATCACTGATCTATCAGGTAATATGGGCCTTGAGGAAGAAACCGGGATTGCTGTTGAACTGACTTCCGGGTGGATAATGGGGTATATCTACGACGCTACCAGCGGGTTAGGAAATATTGTGAGTAACCGTATAGGTAATGGTATATGTACAATCTCTACCGGTAAGAGTATAACAAGTTCAAGTGATGCTGCGCAAAAAGGGTTCTACGGGTTTTATTCTCTACCCGAAGGTGAGTACCTTGTATCGGTTTATGCGTCAAAGTATGAGCTTACCACCACTACTATAGTAGTTACAACCGGTAAGATTACCTGGGCAAGTATAGGGTTGAAGTACACAGGTATCTGTGATGAAGTAGCTCCGGTTCTCCAGCATGTGCCGATTACAGTGGTAGGACTTGCGGGACAAAAAATCAGGATAGCGTCAATAGTCACGGATAATTATGTGGTTGCTGATACAAAAGTTGAGTACAAAACTGTCTCTGCGGGTAATCTCGAGGGTGAACTTAAAGAGTTAGGGATGGTGGCGTCCGGGGATAATTATATTGCGGATATTCCCGCAAGTGAGATTGACACAACTGTTGAACAGGTATGGTATCGTATTGTTGCAATGGATAATGACGGGAATATAACATACGCCCCCACTAAAGATACCTGGAACGTTATACAACGCAGGAATTATGGGCAGAACACGATATCTTCTTCGGGCGGGCGTGTGTACATCCCGGATGCGAACCCCGATGACGGGCAGGTGGAGTTAAGAATTGCAGCGGGTACTGTGAACGATTCTGTTATACGTGTTACTCAGCAGGATGCCGGTAAGCTTTCAAGTGTTAAAGATAAAACGTTTATTGAAGGCGATGTGGATAAACCGGTTGCAGCGTATGAAGTGACTGCTGCGGTGACTGCGTTGGATTCACCTGCGGAGTTAACACTTATCTACTTCGACCTTGATGATGACGGGATTGTTGATGGTACTGAGATAAACGAAAGTGCGTTACAGATATTCTGGTTTGACGGTAACGACTGGCGGTACGTCGGTGGGACGGTTAATACTGCGATGAATACGGTTAGTACTAAAGTAAGTCATTTCACGTCATTCGGGTTGTTTCCCGTAAGCGCTGATATGGCAAACCTCCAGGCGATTATGTATAAACCGAAAGAAAGAATTGTTACGCCTAACTCAGACGGGCGGAATGATTTCGCGTGTTTCAACGGGATAAATAATTACTGGGCAGCGTTAACCCTGAGGGGTAATGATACAGCCCCGCGGGAAGTTAAAGTGTTTGATGTGAAGAATAAACTGGTAAGGGTTATTAATGAAGGCGATATCTGGGATGGTAAAGACGAAAACGGTGATATGGTGGAAAACGGGATATATATTTACCAGTACGAAGTTAATAGTAAAGTAG
- a CDS encoding metallophosphoesterase, with the protein MKLLRLLLALAVLYYIYPQPIVIAAEQDRSSVPVFTFVHITDTHIIDTDSIKAPNYQFSTQLFERFTELLNTEKNHKLPDFVIISGDLTDKGDKKSFIKFMKLTQKINCPVYFLGGNHDVMQWRNSEKTDWDKTYYTQIFGTSAWNNSILYNNALVLTASLRRSDGENTVAWIENELKTTTGTFTIVSTHFPVYGQRKNFSYMGISEYLGGMGFDLQKHFDRYSKDRVILYLTGHTHINSVSRKSNVWNVTTSALGSPTSSGYRFFEVNDNKVKSTFYHVTLSSSTVPIEFKPGTKTDNYHLSPEENRFGTEIERKFEFSTIPEKDFFRTISYQMLTEGTVPPPAYWLKSILIYPSTRTFVIDGKYDDTEWKSTTTVSLYRFRDSQNKPLPFGTTAYVAYDKENLYFFIKCHDPYISTITATLTQRDDNLWIDDSVDVYLAPGGQQSQYFHFIVNPLNTQYDETCYNYGRTRSSTWDGRWYSAVDKGQDYWNIEIKIPFKTIGSSSPVGFNISRRRVYGFYNLSYTGIQKSLHQPQKFACFYLMK; encoded by the coding sequence TTGAAATTACTAAGATTATTACTGGCACTAGCTGTTTTATACTATATTTATCCGCAACCCATTGTTATTGCAGCTGAACAAGATAGATCCTCCGTACCGGTATTTACCTTTGTGCATATTACGGATACTCACATAATTGATACTGACAGTATTAAAGCCCCGAACTACCAGTTCAGCACACAACTCTTTGAACGGTTCACCGAACTCTTAAACACGGAGAAAAACCATAAACTCCCTGACTTTGTGATAATCTCCGGTGACCTCACGGATAAAGGCGACAAAAAAAGTTTTATTAAATTCATGAAATTAACCCAAAAAATCAATTGCCCCGTCTATTTTTTGGGAGGCAACCACGACGTTATGCAATGGCGGAACAGCGAAAAAACTGACTGGGACAAAACGTACTATACCCAAATTTTTGGTACATCTGCATGGAACAACAGTATTTTATACAATAACGCTTTAGTCCTCACAGCATCACTACGCCGGTCTGACGGCGAAAATACGGTTGCATGGATAGAAAACGAGTTAAAGACAACAACCGGTACTTTCACAATTGTTTCAACACATTTCCCGGTTTATGGCCAACGAAAAAATTTTTCGTATATGGGCATCAGCGAGTATTTAGGAGGTATGGGATTTGACCTCCAAAAACACTTTGACCGTTACTCAAAAGACAGGGTTATACTTTACCTTACAGGGCATACACACATAAATTCTGTTTCACGTAAAAGTAATGTCTGGAATGTAACCACCTCAGCACTAGGGAGTCCTACATCCTCAGGCTACCGTTTTTTTGAAGTTAATGACAATAAAGTTAAATCAACTTTTTATCACGTAACCCTATCTTCCTCTACTGTTCCGATTGAGTTTAAACCCGGCACAAAAACTGATAACTACCATCTATCCCCGGAAGAAAACCGTTTTGGGACAGAGATTGAACGTAAGTTCGAATTTTCTACGATCCCGGAGAAAGACTTTTTCCGCACAATTTCGTACCAAATGCTTACAGAAGGCACGGTACCGCCACCCGCGTACTGGTTAAAATCAATCCTGATCTACCCTTCCACCCGCACATTTGTAATTGACGGTAAATATGACGATACTGAATGGAAATCCACAACAACAGTCTCGTTATACCGCTTCCGTGACAGCCAAAACAAACCATTACCCTTTGGTACTACGGCATACGTAGCGTATGACAAAGAAAACCTGTACTTTTTCATAAAATGCCATGATCCGTATATCTCAACAATCACTGCTACGCTTACCCAGCGGGACGATAATCTCTGGATAGATGACAGTGTTGACGTATACCTTGCCCCCGGGGGACAGCAGTCGCAATACTTCCATTTTATTGTCAACCCGTTGAATACGCAATACGACGAAACGTGTTATAACTACGGGCGTACACGTTCAAGCACATGGGACGGCCGATGGTATTCCGCGGTTGACAAAGGGCAGGATTATTGGAATATAGAAATTAAAATACCGTTCAAAACTATCGGCAGCAGCAGTCCTGTTGGTTTTAACATAAGCCGCAGAAGGGTTTACGGATTTTATAATCTATCATATACCGGTATACAGAAAAGTCTTCATCAACCACAAAAATTTGCGTGTTTTTACTTAATGAAATAA